The Setaria viridis chromosome 6, Setaria_viridis_v4.0, whole genome shotgun sequence genome contains a region encoding:
- the LOC117861968 gene encoding exocyst complex component EXO70A1 — MERQSASSSSSPDAGQERVMAAAKHIVKSLAVSKNAADDMMHFLSTFDPRLHPLSSPETSDETSGRGGDERHGSGGDEEEEEEIAAAEEVIRRCNSSSSSSEMIGMTDYLYAVDDAIAAAGHSARAAAAVHAAMPRLEEEVRSLLSSSLRRLSLSSDDIDEATPSASPRHGTLSPDATASVRVVADRMLRAGYGPELAQVYVSVRRDALAESVELLGVEAVAIEEVIRMEWSVLDQKMRRWSHAVRAVVRTFLAGERLLCDEVFESDEEVGHECFADVARGSVLQLLGFADAVTVSARATEKLYRTLGMFEALTDVQPELEALFSDDAAREFFAGEVSSTVEQLGSTLRHTIEEFGHAIHGESSRKAVHGGEIHPMTRYVLNYCGLLADYRGTLDAVLGDAGLDDDAEASSDGGAAAAAATPSAHCIRELLTLLLQKMDDKSRLYDHAGLRNIFLMNNLHYVVQKVRESPPLRELLGDDWLRRHRGQIRQYETGYLRASWMAVLSTHLRRDDGAAARPPAGHRAPVGPSAKSFNAAFQELYRSQTAWKVTDPQLREELRIAVSERLIPAYRAFLGQGSRFPARHVKCSLEDLEDYMLDFFEGVPKFVKW; from the coding sequence ATGGAGAGGCAGagcgcgtcgtcgtcctcatcgcCGGACGCCGGGCAGGAGAGGGTCATGGCGGCCGCGAAGCACATCGTGAAGAGCCTGGCTGTGTCCAAGAACGCCGCCGACGACATGATGCACTTCTTGTCCACCTTTGACCCTCGCCTGCACCCCCTATCCTCTCCGGAGACGAGCGACGAGAcgtccggccgcggcggcgacgagagaCACGGAagtggcggcgacgaggaggaggaggaagagatcgccgccgcggaggaggtcATCCGCCGTTGCAACTCCTCGTCTTCGTCATCCGAAATGATCGGTATGACCGACTACCTGTACGCCGTGGACGACGCCATCGCCGCGGCGGGCCactcggcccgcgccgccgccgccgtgcacgccgccatgccgcgcctggaggaggaggtgcgctCCCTGCTCTCTTCCTCTCTGCGGCGCCTCTCGCTCTCCTCGGACGACATCGACGAGGCGACGCCCAGCGCGTCGCCGCGCCACGGCACACTGTCCCCGGACGCCACGGCCTCGGTGCGCGTCGTCGCGGACCGCATGCTCCGCGCCGGGTACGGCCCGGAGCTCGCACAGGTCTACGTCTCGGTCCGCCGCGACGCGCTCGCGGAGTCCGtggagctcctcggcgtcgagGCCGTCGCCATCGAGGAGGTGATCAGGATGGAATGGAGCGTGCTCGACCAGAAGATGAGGCGGTGGAGCCACGCCGTCAGGGCCGTGGTCAGGAccttcctcgccggcgagcgcctGCTCTGCGACGAGGTCTTCGAATCGGACGAGGAGGTCGGCCACGAGTGCTTCGCTGACGTCGCCAGGGGCAGCGTCCTGCAGCTGCTGGGCTTCGCGGACGCCGTCACCGTGTCTGCGCGCGCCACCGAGAAGCTCTACCGCACCCTCGGCATGTTCGAGGCGCTCACCGACGTGCAGCCGGAGCTCGAGGCCCTCTTCTCCGACGACGCCGCGCGCGAGTTCTTCGCGGGCGAGGTCTCGAGCACCGTCGAGCAGCTGGGCTCCACCTTGCGCCACACGATCGAGGAGTTCGGCCACGCCATCCACGGCGAGTCGTCGCGGAAGGCCGTCCACGGCGGCGAGATCCACCCCATGACCCGCTACGTCCTCAACTACTGCGGCCTCCTCGCCGACTACCGCGGCACCTTGGACGCGGTTCTCGGCGACGCcggcctcgacgacgacgccgaagcctccagcgacggcggcgccgccgccgccgccgcgacgccgtcCGCGCACTGCATCCGCGAGCTGCTCACGCTCCTCCTGCAGAAGATGGACGACAAGTCCCGGCTGTACGACCACGCCGGGCTGCGGAACATCTTCCTAATGAACAACCTCCACTACGTGGTGCAGAAGGtgagggagtcgccgccgctCCGGGAGCTCCTTGGCGACGACTGGCTCCGCCGGCACCGCGGCCAGATCCGGCAGTACGAGACCGGCTACCTCCGGGCGTCGTGGATGGCCGTGCTGTCCACGCACTTGAGGAGggacgacggcgcggcggcgaggccgccggccgggcaCAGGGCGCCGGTGGGCCCGTCGGCGAAGAGCTTCAACGCGGCGTTCCAGGAGCTGTACCGGTCCCAGACGGCGTGGAAGGTGACGGATCCCCAGCTCCGGGAGGAGCTGCGCATCGCCGTGTCGGAGCGGCTGATCCCGGCGTACCGGGCGTTCCTCGGCCAGGGGAGCCGGTTCCCGGCGAGGCACGTCAAGTGCAGCCTCGAGGACCTCGAGGACTACATGCTGGACTTCTTCGAAGGCGTGCCCAAGTTTGTCAAGTGGTga
- the LOC117860850 gene encoding sulfite oxidase, producing MPGLTAPSSYAEEPPRHPALKINSKEPFNAEPHRSALVSSYITPVDFFYKRNHGPIPKVEDLSRYSVSISGLVNKPIQLSMADIWALPKYNVTATLQCAGNRRTAMSKVRKVRGVGWDISALGNATWGGAKLSDVLELVGIPKLSSVSSLGGKHVEFVSVDKCKEEKGGPYTASIPLKQATDPDADVLLAYEMNGEILNRDHGYPLRVVVPGVIGARSVKWLDSINISEEECQGFFTQKDYKMFPPTVDWDNIDWSTRRPQMDFPVQSAICTLEDVDVIKEGKARIAGYALSGGGRGIERVDISVDGGKTWVEARRYQKDNVPYVSDGPQSDKWAWVLFEATLDIPANAEIVAKAVDSAANVQPENVEDIWNLRGILNTSWHRIKIQNSSCVGRSKL from the exons ATGCCGGGGCTCACGGCGCCGTCGAGCTACGCGGAGGAGCCGCCGCGCCACCCGGCCCTCAAGATCAACTCCAAG GAGCCATTTAATGCCGAGCCTCACCGATCGGCGCTAGTCTCATCTTACATCACTCCGGTGGATTTCTTCTACAAGAGGAATCATGGACCCATTCCGAAAGTCGAGGACCTCTCAAG ATACAGTGTTTCCATTTCTGGTCTTGTCAACAAGCCTATCCAACTATCCATGGCTGACATTTG GGCTCTTCCAAAGTACAATGTCACCGCAACTTTACAG TGTGCGGGAAACAGGAGAACTGCAATGAGTAAGGTACGGAAAGTGAGAGGTGTTGGTTGGGACATATCTGCTCTTGGAAACG CAACTTGGGGAGGAGCGAAACTGTCTGATGTCCTTGAGTTAGTTGGAATACCTAAACTCAGTTCAGTTTCATCTTTAGGAGGGAAGCATGTTGAGTTTGTTAGTGTTGACAAGTGTAAA GAGGAAAAAGGTGGTCCTTATACTGCATCTATTCCATTAAAGCAGGCAACAGATCCTGATGCTGATGTATTACTTGCATATGAAATGAATGGAGAG ATCCTCAATCGTGATCATGGATACCCACTCCGTGTTGTTGTTCCTGGTGTTATTGGTGCACGTTCTGTAAAATGGCTGGACAGTATCAACATAAGCGAGGAAGAATGCCAG GGTTTTTTTACGCAAAAAGATTACAAAATGTTTCCACCAACCGTGGACTGGGACAATATTGATTGGTCAACTAGAAGGCCACAGATGGACTTCCCTGTACAG TCTGCTATCTGTACACTGGAAGATGTAGATGTTATCAAGGAAGGAAAG GCTAGGATTGCTGGATATGCACTTTCAGGTGGTGGCCGTGGCATTGAGAGAGTAGATATATCTGTTGATGGGGGTAAAACCTGGGTTGAGGCTCGCAGATATCAGAAAGACAACGTGCCATACGTATCTGATGGACCCCAAAGTGATAAGTGGGCTTGGGTCCTCTTTGAGGCTACATTAGACATACCAGCAAATGCTGAGATAGTAGCAAAGGCG GTGGACTCAGCTGCGAACGTCCAACCTGAAAACGTGGAAGACATATGGAACCTGAGAGGAATCCTCAACACATCTTGGCATCGGATCAAAATACAGAATTCGTCGTGCGTTGGAAGATCTAAGCTGTGA
- the LOC117860851 gene encoding uncharacterized protein, with the protein MDREHGASTALWGLGNLPLLARAGSKESLEYILQALWRTRRTGLDAADRAVARDALQLASDAELDPLLVCLRILIRRCVSENVSKDDIPKLFPDEVPPELQKLLTLLLQKFQPEWQEDASKDRASAQHSCTAEHQLNQNGDTSEQPAAPDAEHQNSTASVEDSIKSGEKEVKKFPLAKDSLDKMLKDLFSTKDHMPIALN; encoded by the exons ATGGACCGGGAGCACGGCGCGTCGACGGCGCTGTGGGGGCTCGGGAACCTCCCTCTCCTAGCGCGCGCGGGGTCCAAGGAGTCGTTGGAATACATCCTGCAGGCACTCTGGCGCACCCGCCGCAccggcctcgacgccgccgaTCGCGCCGTGGCCCGCGATGCCCTGCAGCTCGCCTCCGACGCCGAGCTCGACCCC CTGCTGGTGTGCCTGAGGATACTGATCAGGCGGTGCGTCAGCGAGAACGTCTCCAAGGACGACATCCCCAAGCTCTTCCCCGATGAGGTGCCGCCCGAGTTGCAGAAGCTGCTCACGTTGCTGCTGCAGAAGTTCCAGCCAGAGTGGCAGGAGGATGCTTCAAAGGATCGG GCATCTGCACAGCATTCCTGCACTGCAGAACATCAGTTGAACCAGAATGGGGACACATCAGAGCAGCCAGCTGCTCCTGATGCAGAG CATCAAAATAGTACTGCATCTGTTGAGGATTCTATAAAATCAGGAGAGAAAGAAGTGAAGAAGTTTCCATTGGCTAAGGATTCTTTGGATAAAATGCTCAAGGACTTATTCTCAACCAAGGACCACATGCCAATTGCTCTTAACT GA
- the LOC117860847 gene encoding nucleotide pyrophosphatase/phosphodiesterase isoform X1, whose translation MGRRGAGTTAAAAAAALAVLLAAAAAAAVRASPAEGFQPLSKIAVHRTTVEMQPSAYVQATPSLLGDQGEDTEWVTVRYGQTTPSVDDWIAVFSPADFISGTCPNPSRYPGEPLLCTAPIKYQYANYSANYIYWGKGHIRFQLINQRYDFAFALFTGGLENPKLIAVSEPISFKNPKAPVYPRLAQGKTHDEMAVTWTSGYDISEAYPFVEWGPVASGAQPARTPAGTLTFNRGSMCGEPARTVGWRDPGFIHTAFMRDLWPNKEYYYKIGHQLQDGSVVWGKPYTFRAPPSPGQNSLQRVIVFGDMGKAERDGSNEFANYQPGSLNTTDALVRDLENYDIVFHIGDLPYANGYISQWDQFTAQVAPITAKKPYMIASGNHERDWPNTGGFFNVKDSGGECGVLAETMYYYPAENRANFWYKVDYGMFRFCVADSEHDWREGTEQYKFIEHCLSTVDRKHQPWLIFAAHRVLGYSSNSWYAMEGTFEEPEGRESLQKLWQKYRVDIAFFGHIHNYERTCPIYQSQCMTNEKSHYSGTMNGTIFVVAGGGGSHLSDYTTAIPKWSIFRDRDFGFVKLTAFNHSSLLFEYKKSSDGKVYDSFTIDRDYRDVLSCVHDSCFPTTLAT comes from the exons ATGGGGCGGAGAGGCGCGGGgacgaccgcggcggcggcggcggcggctctggcGGTGCTgctggctgccgccgccgcggcagcggtgagggcgtcgccggcggaaGGGTTCCAGCCACTGTCCAAGATCGCCGTCCACAGGACCACCGTCGAGATGCAGCCGTCGGCGTACGTGCAGGCGACGCCATCGCTGCTCGGCGACCAG GGAGAAGACACTGAATGGGTGACGGTGAGGTACGGCCAGACAACGCCGTCCGTCGACGACTGGATCGCCGTTTTCTCTCCAGCTGATTTCAT CTCGGGCACGTGCCCTAACCCTTCGAGATACCCTGGAGAACCGCTGCTCTGCACGGCGCCTATCAAG TATCAGTATGCCAACTACTCGGCGAACTACATCTACTGGGGCAAGGGCCACATCCGGTTCCAGCTCATCAACCAGCGCTACGACTTCGCCTTCGCCCTCTTCACCGGCGGCCTCGAAAAC CCGAAGCTGATCGCGGTGTCGGAGCCGATCTCGTTCAAGAACCCCAAGGCGCCGGTGTACCCGCGCCTCGCCCAGGGCAAGACCCACGACGAGATGGCGGTGACGTGGACTAGCGGCTACGACATCAGCGAGGCGTACCCGTTCGTGGAGTGGGGCCCGGTCGCCAGCGGCGCCCAGCCGGCTCGCACGCCCGCCGGGACGCTCACCTTCAACCGCGGCAGCATGTGCGGCGAGCCGGCGCGCACGGTCGGGTGGAGGGACCCCGGCTTCATCCACACCGCGTTCATGCGAGACCTGTGGCCCAACAAGGA GTACTACTACAAGATCGGGCACCAGCTACAGGACGGATCCGTGGTGTGGGGCAAGCCCTACACGTTCcgtgctccgccgtcgccggggcAGAACTCGCTGCAGCGCGTCATCGTCTTCGGCGACATGGGAAAG GCGGAGAGGGACGGATCGAACGAGTTCGCGAACTACCAGCCGGGATCGCTGAACACGACGGACGCGCTGGTCAGGGATCTGGAGAACTACGACATCGTCTTCCACATCGGCGACCTGCCCTACGCCAACGGCTACATCTCCCAGTGGGACCAGTTCACTGCGCAGGTCGCGCCCATCACCGCCAAGAAGCCCTACATGATCGCAAG CGGTAACCATGAGAGGGACTGGCCCAACACCGGCGGTTTCTTCAACGTCAAGGACTCCGGGGGCGAGTGCGGCGTGCTGGCCGAGACCATGTACTACTACCCAGCGGAGAACAGAGCCAACTTCTG GTACAAGGTGGACTACGGGATGTTTCGGTTTTGCGTCGCCGACTCGGAGCACGATTGGCGGGAGGGCACGGAGCAGTACAAGTTCATCGAGCACTGCCTCTCGACGGTGGACCGGAAGCACCAGCCGTGGCTCATCTTCGCGGCACACCGCGTGCTGGGCTACTCCTCTAACAGTTGGTATGCCATGGAGGGCACCTTCGAGGAGCCCGAGGGCCGCGAGAGCCTGCAGAAGCTGTGGCAGAAGTACCGCGTCGACATCGCCTTCTTCGGCCATATCCACAACTATGAGCGGACTTGTCCTATCTACCag AGCCAGTGCATGACCAACGAGAAGAGCCACTACTCGGGGACGATGAACGGCACTATCTtcgtggtggctggcggcggcggcagccaccTGTCGGACTACACGACGGCGATCCCCAAGTGGAGCATCTTCCGCGACCGGGACTTCGGGTTCGTGAAGCTCACGGCGTTCAACCACTCGTCGCTGCTGTTCGAGTACAAGAAGAGCAGCGACGGCAAGGTCTACGACTCCTTCACCATCGATAGGGACTACCGGGACGTCCTCAGCTGCGTGCACGACAGCTGCTTCCCCACCACGCTGGCCACCTAA
- the LOC117860847 gene encoding nucleotide pyrophosphatase/phosphodiesterase isoform X2, translating into MVCGSSGTCPNPSRYPGEPLLCTAPIKYQYANYSANYIYWGKGHIRFQLINQRYDFAFALFTGGLENPKLIAVSEPISFKNPKAPVYPRLAQGKTHDEMAVTWTSGYDISEAYPFVEWGPVASGAQPARTPAGTLTFNRGSMCGEPARTVGWRDPGFIHTAFMRDLWPNKEYYYKIGHQLQDGSVVWGKPYTFRAPPSPGQNSLQRVIVFGDMGKAERDGSNEFANYQPGSLNTTDALVRDLENYDIVFHIGDLPYANGYISQWDQFTAQVAPITAKKPYMIASGNHERDWPNTGGFFNVKDSGGECGVLAETMYYYPAENRANFWYKVDYGMFRFCVADSEHDWREGTEQYKFIEHCLSTVDRKHQPWLIFAAHRVLGYSSNSWYAMEGTFEEPEGRESLQKLWQKYRVDIAFFGHIHNYERTCPIYQSQCMTNEKSHYSGTMNGTIFVVAGGGGSHLSDYTTAIPKWSIFRDRDFGFVKLTAFNHSSLLFEYKKSSDGKVYDSFTIDRDYRDVLSCVHDSCFPTTLAT; encoded by the exons ATGGTGTGTGGCAGCTCGGGCACGTGCCCTAACCCTTCGAGATACCCTGGAGAACCGCTGCTCTGCACGGCGCCTATCAAG TATCAGTATGCCAACTACTCGGCGAACTACATCTACTGGGGCAAGGGCCACATCCGGTTCCAGCTCATCAACCAGCGCTACGACTTCGCCTTCGCCCTCTTCACCGGCGGCCTCGAAAAC CCGAAGCTGATCGCGGTGTCGGAGCCGATCTCGTTCAAGAACCCCAAGGCGCCGGTGTACCCGCGCCTCGCCCAGGGCAAGACCCACGACGAGATGGCGGTGACGTGGACTAGCGGCTACGACATCAGCGAGGCGTACCCGTTCGTGGAGTGGGGCCCGGTCGCCAGCGGCGCCCAGCCGGCTCGCACGCCCGCCGGGACGCTCACCTTCAACCGCGGCAGCATGTGCGGCGAGCCGGCGCGCACGGTCGGGTGGAGGGACCCCGGCTTCATCCACACCGCGTTCATGCGAGACCTGTGGCCCAACAAGGA GTACTACTACAAGATCGGGCACCAGCTACAGGACGGATCCGTGGTGTGGGGCAAGCCCTACACGTTCcgtgctccgccgtcgccggggcAGAACTCGCTGCAGCGCGTCATCGTCTTCGGCGACATGGGAAAG GCGGAGAGGGACGGATCGAACGAGTTCGCGAACTACCAGCCGGGATCGCTGAACACGACGGACGCGCTGGTCAGGGATCTGGAGAACTACGACATCGTCTTCCACATCGGCGACCTGCCCTACGCCAACGGCTACATCTCCCAGTGGGACCAGTTCACTGCGCAGGTCGCGCCCATCACCGCCAAGAAGCCCTACATGATCGCAAG CGGTAACCATGAGAGGGACTGGCCCAACACCGGCGGTTTCTTCAACGTCAAGGACTCCGGGGGCGAGTGCGGCGTGCTGGCCGAGACCATGTACTACTACCCAGCGGAGAACAGAGCCAACTTCTG GTACAAGGTGGACTACGGGATGTTTCGGTTTTGCGTCGCCGACTCGGAGCACGATTGGCGGGAGGGCACGGAGCAGTACAAGTTCATCGAGCACTGCCTCTCGACGGTGGACCGGAAGCACCAGCCGTGGCTCATCTTCGCGGCACACCGCGTGCTGGGCTACTCCTCTAACAGTTGGTATGCCATGGAGGGCACCTTCGAGGAGCCCGAGGGCCGCGAGAGCCTGCAGAAGCTGTGGCAGAAGTACCGCGTCGACATCGCCTTCTTCGGCCATATCCACAACTATGAGCGGACTTGTCCTATCTACCag AGCCAGTGCATGACCAACGAGAAGAGCCACTACTCGGGGACGATGAACGGCACTATCTtcgtggtggctggcggcggcggcagccaccTGTCGGACTACACGACGGCGATCCCCAAGTGGAGCATCTTCCGCGACCGGGACTTCGGGTTCGTGAAGCTCACGGCGTTCAACCACTCGTCGCTGCTGTTCGAGTACAAGAAGAGCAGCGACGGCAAGGTCTACGACTCCTTCACCATCGATAGGGACTACCGGGACGTCCTCAGCTGCGTGCACGACAGCTGCTTCCCCACCACGCTGGCCACCTAA
- the LOC117860476 gene encoding nucleotide pyrophosphatase/phosphodiesterase encodes MATTVAVALAVVVLAAAAAVTLPGAANASPAEGFQPLSKIAVHRTTIEMQPSAYVRATPALLGEQGEDTEWVTVKYGRRNPSVDDWIAVFSPANFNSGTCPNPTRYSGEPLLCTAPIKFQHANFSANYMYWGKGSIRFQLINQRYDFAFALFTGGLENPKLIAVSEPISFKNPKAPAFPRLAQGKTHDEMTVTWTSGYDISEAYPFVEWGAVGGGGHPARTPAGTLTFNRGSMCGEPARTVGWRDPGFIHTAFMRDLWPNREYYYKIGHELQDGSVVWGKPYTFRAPPSPGQNSLQRVIMFGDMGKAERDGSNEFANYQPGSLNTTDTLVEDLDNYDIVFHIGDLPYANGYISQWDQFTAQVAPITAKKPYMIASGNHERTWTNSGGFFNGKDSGGECGVLAETMYYYPAENRANFWYKVDYGMFRFCIADSEHDWREGTEQYKFIEHCLSTVDRKHQPWLIFAAHRVLGYSSNSWYAMEGSFEEPEGRESLQKLWQKYRVDIAFFGHVHNYERTCPLYQSQCMTGEKSHYSGTMNGTIFVVAGGGGSHLSDYTTAIPKWSIFRDQDFGFVKLTAFNHSSLLFEYKKSSDGKVYDSFTVDRDYRDVLSCVHDSCFPTTLAS; translated from the exons ATGGCGACGACGGTGGCAGTAGctctggcggtggtggtgctggctgCCGCGGCAGCGGTGACGCTGCCGGGGGCGGCGAACGCGTCGCCGGCGGAAGGGTTCCAGCCGCTGTCCAAGATCGCCGTGCATAGAACCACCATCGAAATGCAGCCGTCGGCGTACGTGCGGGCAACGCCGGCGCTGCTCGGCGAGCAG GGAGAAGATACTGAATGGGTGACGGTGAAGTACGGCCGGCGAAACCCGTCCGTCGACGACTGGATCGCCGTTTTTTCTCCAGCTAATTTCAA CTCGGGCACGTGCCCTAACCCTACGAGATACTCTGGAGAACCGCTGCTCTGCACGGCGCCTATCAAG TTTCAGCACGCCAACTTCTCGGCGAACTACATGTACTGGGGCAAGGGCAGCATCCGGTTCCAGCTCATCAACCAGCGCTACGACTTCGCCTTCGCCCTCTTCACCGGCGGCCTCGAAAAC CCGAAGCTGATCGCGGTGTCGGAGCCCATCTCGTTCAAGAACCCCAAGGCGCCCGCGTTCCCGCGCCTCGCCCAGGGCAAGACCCACGACGAGATGACGGTGACGTGGACCAGCGGCTACGACATCAGCGAGGCGTACCCGTTCGTGGAGtggggcgcggtcggcggcggcggccatcccgCGCGCACGCCGGCGGGGACGCTCACCTTCAACCGCGGCAGCATGTGCGGCGAGCCGGCGCGCACGGTGGGGTGGAGGGACCCCGGCTTCATCCACACCGCGTTCATGAGGGACCTGTGGCCCAACAGGGA GTACTACTACAAGATTGGGCACGAGCTCCAGGACGGGTCCGTGGTGTGGGGCAAGCCCTACACGTTCcgtgctccgccgtcgccggggcAGAACTCGCTGCAGCGCGTCATCATGTTCGGCGACATGGGAAAG GCGGAGAGGGACGGATCGAACGAGTTCGCCAACTACCAGCCGGGGTCGCTGAACACGACGGACACGCTGGTGGAGGATCTGGACAACTACGACATCGTCTTCCACATCGGCGACCTGCCATACGCCAACGGCTACATCTCCCAGTGGGACCAGTTCACTGCACAGGTCGCGCCCATCACCGCCAAGAAGCCCTACATGATTGCAAG CGGTAACCATGAGAGAACCTGGACCAACAGCGGCGGGTTCTTCAACGGCAAGGATTCCGGCGGCGAGTGCGGCGTGCTGGCAGAGACCATGTACTACTACCCGGCAGAGAACAGAGCCAACTTCTG GTACAAGGTGGACTACGGCATGTTCCGGTTCTGCATCGCCGACTCGGAGCACGACTGGAGGGAGGGCACGGAGCAATACAAGTTCATCGAGCACTGCCTCTCGACGGTGGACCGGAAGCACCAGCCATGGCTCATCTTCGCGGCGCACCGCGTGCTGGGCTACTCCTCCAACTCCTGGTACGCCATGGAGGGCTCCTTCGAGGAGCCAGAGGGCCGCGAGAGCCTCCAGAAGCTGTGGCAGAAGTATCGCGTCGACATCGCCTTCTTCGGCCACGTCCACAACTACGAGAGGACCTGCCCCCTCTACCAG AGCCAGTGCATGACCGGCGAGAAGAGCCATTACTCGGGGACGATGAATGGCACCATCTtcgtggtggccggcggtggtggcagccACCTGTCGGACTACACGACGGCGATCCCCAAGTGGAGCATCTTCCGCGACCAGGACTTCGGGTTCGTGAAGCTCACGGCCTTCAACCACTCGTCGCTGCTGTTCGAGTACAAGAAGAGCAGCGACGGCAAGGTCTACGACTCCTTCACCGTCGACAGGGACTACCGGGACGTCCTCAGCTGCGTGCACGACAGCTGCTTCCCGACGACGCTGGCCAGCTAA